A window of Mustela nigripes isolate SB6536 chromosome 9, MUSNIG.SB6536, whole genome shotgun sequence contains these coding sequences:
- the MSMP gene encoding prostate-associated microseminoprotein: protein MTLRMLWAGQAKGVLGSWGIICLVISLLLQQPGVHSKCYFQAQAPCHYEGKYFTLGESWLRKDCFHCTCLHPVGVGCCDTSQHPIDFPAGCEVRQEAGTCQFSLVQKSDPRLPCKGGGPDPEWGSANNPAPGAPAPHSS, encoded by the exons ATGACCCTAAGGATGCTCTGGGCTGGACAGGCGAAGGGGGTCCTGGGAAGCTGGGGGATCATCTGCTTGGTgatctctctgctcctccagcagCCAGGAGTCCACAGCAAGTGCTACTTTCAAGCTCAAG CCCCCTGCCACTATGAAGGGAAATATTTCACCCTGGGTGAGTCTTGGCTCCGCAAGGACTGTTTCCATTGTACCTGTCTGCATCCCGTCGGTGTGGGCTGCTGTGACAC GTCCCAGCATCCCATCGACTTCCCTGCAGGCTGTGAGGTACGTCAGGAGGCAGGAACCTGCCAATTCTCCCTGGTGCAAAAATCTGACCCTCGGCTACCCTGCAAAGGGGGAGGGCCCGACCCAGAATGGGGCTCAGCTAACAACcctgctcctggggctcctgctccccactccaGCTAA
- the RGP1 gene encoding RAB6A-GEF complex partner protein 2: protein MIEVVAELSRGPVFLAGEALECVVTVTNPLPPTATSASSEALAWASAQIHCQFHASESRVALPPPDSSQPDVQPESQTVFLPHRGERGQCILSTPPKILFCDLRLDPGESKSYSYSEVLPIEGPPSFRGQSVKYVYKLTIGCQRVNSPITLLRVPLRVLVLTGLQDVRFPQDEAVAPSSPFLEEDEGGKKDSWIAELAGERLMAATSCRSLHLYNISDGRGKVGTFGIFKSVYRLGEDVVGTLNLGEGTVACLQFSVSLQTEERVQPEYQRRRRTGGVPSVSHVTHARHQESCLHTTRTSFSLPIPLSSTPGFCTAIVSLKWRLHFEFVTSREPGLVLLPPLEQPEPVTWTGPEQVPVDTFSWDLPIKVLPTSPTLASYAAPGPSTSTITI from the exons ATGATTGAAGTGGTAGCAGAGCTGAGCCGAGGTCCTGTGTTTCTGGCGGGGGAGGCGCTGGAGTGTGTAGTGACGGTCaccaaccccctgccccccaccgccACCTCTGCATCCAG TGAGGCTCTGGCCTGGGCCAGTGCCCAAATCCACTGCCAGTTCCATGCCAGTGAGAGTCGAGTAGCACTACCTCCCCCTGACTCCAGTCAGCCAGATGTCCAGCCAGAGAGCCAGACTGTCTTTCTGCCACACCGAG GCGAGAGAGGTCAGTGTATCCTTTCCACTCCACCAAAAATCCTTTTCTGTGATCTGAGGCTAGATCCCGGAGAGTCCAAATCAT ACTCCTACAGTGAAGTGCTGCCCATAGAGGGACCACCCTCCTTTCGGGGTCAGTCAGTCAAGTATGTCTACAAACTGACCATTGGCTGCCAGCGTGTCAACTCACCCATCACTTTACTCAGGGTTCCTCTGAGGGTTCTTGTGCTGACGG GCCTTCAAGATGTCCGGTTTCCCCAGGATGAGGCCGTAGCCCCATCTAGTCCATTCCTGGAAGAGGATGAAGGTGGGAAGAAGGATTCATGGATAGCTGAGCTGGCTGGGGAGCGTCTCATGGCTGCCACATCCTGCCGCAGCCTCC ATCTATACAATATCAGTGATGGCCGAGGAAAAGTTGGGACATTTGGCATCTTCAAATCTGTATACAGACTCGGCGAGGATGTGGTGGGGACCTTAAACTTAGGGGAAGGAACTGTAGCTTGTTTGCAG TTTTCAGTAAGCTTACAGACTGAGGAGCGTGTACAGCCCGAGTACCAGAGGCGCCGCAGGACGGGAGGTGTCCCCTCCGTGTCTCATGTGACTCATGCCCGGCACCAGGAGTCCTGCCTGCATACAACTagaaccagcttctccctccccatccctctcaGCTCCACCCCAGGCTTCTGCACAGCCATTG TGTCCCTGAAGTGGCGATTGCATTTTGAATTTGTAACATCACGAGAACCAGGTTTGGTGCTCCTACCTCCTTTGGAACAGCCTGAGCCTGTCACCTGGACAGGGCCTGAGCAAGTGCCCGTGGACACCTTCAGCTGGGACCTCCCCATCAAGGTGCTGCCCACAAGTCCTACCCTGGCCTCATATgcagccccaggccccagcaccAGCACCATAACCATCTGA
- the GBA2 gene encoding non-lysosomal glucosylceramidase: MGTGVPASEQTRCAKRDPQVYCPENAGGTEAGQVTDLQSPEDNRPQSEPGGSSPEDSGQLMASYEGKAKGYQVPPFGWRICLAHEFAEKRKPFNANNVSLSNLIKHLGMGLRYLQWWYRKTQVEKKTPFIDLINCVPLRQIYGCPLGGIGGGTITRGWRGQFCRWQLNPGMYQHRTVIADQFTVCLRREGKTVYQQVLSVERPSVLRSWNWGLCGYFAFYHALYPRAWTVYQLPGQNVTLTCRQITPILPHDYQDSSLPVGVFVWDVENEGDEALDVSIMFSMRNGLGVGDDAPGGLWNEPFCLERDGETVQGLLLHHPTPPNPYTMAVAARLTADTTVTHITAFDPDSTGQQVWQDLLQDGQLDSPAGQSTPSQKGVGIAGAVCVTGKLPPRGQCRLEFSLAWDMPRIMFGAKGQVYYRRYTRFFGRDGNAAPALSHYALCRYIDWEEKISAWQSPVLDDRSLPAWYKSALFNELYFLADGGTVWLEVPEDSLPDELVGSMCQLRPILQEYGRFGYLEGQEYRMYNTYDVHFYASFALIMLWPKLELSLQYDMALATLREDLTRRQYLMSGVMAPVKRRNVIPHDIGDPDDEPWLRVNAYVVHDTADWKDLNLKFVLQVYRDYHLTGDQSFLRDMWPVCLAVMESEMKFDKDQDGLIENGGYADQTYDGWITTGPSAYCGGLWLAAVAVMVQMAVLCGAKDVQDKFSSILRRGQEAYERLLWNGRYYNYDCSPQPQSCSIMSDQCAGQWFLKASGLGEGDTEVFPTQHVVCALQTIFEFNVRAFAGGAMGAVNGMQPHGVPDRSSVQSDEVWVGVVYGLAATMIQEGLTWEGFQTAEGCYRTVWERLGLAFQTPEAYCQQRVFRSLAYMRPLSIWAMQLALQQQQHKKASKPGAQQGTGLGTGLSTGPNLGPKEATAKPKEAL; the protein is encoded by the exons ATGGGAACTGGAGTCCCAGCCTCGGAGCAGACGAGGTGTGCCAAAAGGGATCCACAGGTTTATTGCCCTGAAAATGCCGGAGGCACTGAGGCTGGGCAGGTTACAGACCTCCAGAGCCCTGAAGACAATCGACCCCAAAGTGAGCCGGGCGGCAGCAGTCCGGAGGACTCTGGGCAACTGATGGCATCCTATGAAGGTAAAGCTAAGGGCTACCAGGTGCCTCCCTTTGGCTGGCGCATCTGCCTGGCTCATGAGTTTGCAGAGAAGAGGAAACCCTTTAATGCCAACAACGTCTCCCTAAGCAACTTGATAAAGCATCTGGGCATGGGCTTGCG GTACCTGCAGTGGTGGTACCGGAAGACCCAGGTGGAGAAGAAGACACCTTTCATTGACCTCATCAATTGTGTACCCCTAAGACAGATCTATG GTTGTCCTTTGGGTGGCATCGGGGGAGGTACTATCACCCGAGGCTGGAGAGGTCAGTTCTGTCGTTGGCAGCTTAATCCTGGAATGTACCAGCACCGGACAGTCATTGCTGACCAA TTCACAGTTTGCTTGCGTCGGGAGGGGAAGACTGTGTACCAGCAAGTCCTGTCTGTGGAGCGCCCAAGTGTCCTGCGCAGCTGGAACTGGGGCCTGTGTGGGTACTTCGCATTCTACCACGCCCTCTATCCCCGAGCCTGGACTGTCTATCAGCTTCCTGGCCAGAATGTCACCCTCACCTGTCGCCAGATCACACCCATCTTGCCCCATGACTACCAG GACAGCAGCCTGCCTGTAGGAGTCTTTGTGTGGGATGTGGAAAATGAAGGGGACGAAGCCCTTGATGTGTCCATCATGTTCTCCATGCGCAATGGTCTGGGGGTTGGAGATGATGCCCCCGGGGGATTGTGGAATGAGCCCTTCTGTCTGGAGCGTGATGGGGAGACTGTGCAGGGGCTGCTGCTGCATCATCCAACCCCTCCAAATCCCTACACGATGGCCGTGGCTGCACGGCTCACG GCGGATACCACGGTAACCCACATCACAGCCTTTGACCCTGACAGCACTGGGCAGCAGGTGTGGCAAGATCTACTTCAAGATGGACAGCTGGACTCCCCCGCTG GCCAAAGCACCCCCTCGCAGAAAGGAGTAGGCATCGCTGGGGCTGTGTGTGTTACAGGCAAGCTGCCACCTCGAGGCCAGTGCCGCCTGGAGTTCTCACTGGCTTGGGATATGCCCAGAATCATGTTTGGAGCTAAGGGCCAGGTCTACTACAG GCGGTACACAAGGTTCTTTGGCCGCGATGGTAATGCAGCACCCGCCCTTAGCCACTATGCCCTGTGCCGATATATAGACTGGGAAGAGAAGATCTCAGCTTGGCAGAGCCCAGTATTGGATGACAG ATCCTTGCCTGCCTGGTACAAATCTGCGCTGTTCAATGAATTGTACTTCCTGGCTGATGGAGGCACAGTATGGCTGGAAGTTCCCGAGGACTCCCTTCCGGATGAGCTGGTGGGGAGCATGTGTCAGCTCCGCCCCATCCTCCAGGAATATGGTCGATTTGGTTACCTTGAAG gCCAGGAATATCGCATGTACAACACATATGACGTCCACTTTTACGCTTCCTTTGCCCTCATCATGCTCTGGCCCAAACTTGAGCTCAGCCTGCAGTATGACATGG CTCTGGCCACTCTCAGGGAGGACCTGACACGGCGACAGTACCTGATGAGTGGGGTAATGGCACCTGTGAAAAGGAGGAACGTCATCCCCCATGATATTGGGGACCCAG atGACGAGCCATGGCTCCGAGTCAATGCATATGTGGTCCATGATACCGCTGACTGGAAGGACCTAAACCTGAAGTTCGTGCTGCAGGTTTATCGAGACTACCACCTGACGGGCGACCAGAGCTTCCTGAGAGATATGTGGCCTGTGTGTCTG GCTGTGATGGAATCTGAAATGAAGTTTGACAAGGACCAAGATGGACTCATTGAGAATGGAGGCTATGCAGACCAGACCTATGATGGATGGATCACCACAGGCCCCAG TGCTTACTGTGGAGGACTCTGGCTGGCAGCTGTGGCCGTGATGGTCCAGATGGCTGTTCTGTGTGGGGCAAAGGACGTCCAGGATAAGTTTTCTTCCATCCTTAGACGGGGCCAAGAAGCCTATGAGAGACTGCTGTGGAATG GCCGCTATTACAACTATGACTGCAGCCCTCAGCCTCAGTCTTGCAGCATCATGTCTGACCAGTGTGCTGGCCAGTGGTTCTTGAAGGCCAGCGGTCTAGGAGAAGGAGACACTGAG GTATTTCCTACCCAACACGTGGTCTGTGCTCTCCAGACTATCTTCGAGTTCAATGTCCGGGCCTTTGCAGGAGGAGCCATGGGGGCTGTGAATGGGATGCAGCCCCATGGTGTCCCTGACAGATCCAGTGTCCAGTCTGATGAAGTCTGGGTGGGTGTGGTCTATGGGCTGGCAGCCACCATGATCCAGGAG GGCCTCACTTGGGAAGGCTTCCAGACAGCTGAAGGCTGCTACCGAACTGTGTGGGAGCGTCTGGGCCTAGCTTTCCAGACCCCTGAAGCATATTGCCAGCAGCGGGTATTCCGCTCTCTGGCCTACATGCGGCCACTGAGTATCTGGGCCATGCAGCTGgccctgcagcagcagcagcataaAAAGGCCTCCAAGCCAGGAGCCCAGCAGGGCACAGGACTGGGCACAGGACTAAGCACAGGGCCTAACCTTGGACCAAAGGAAGCCACAGCAAAACCAAAGGAAGCCCTCTGA
- the CREB3 gene encoding cyclic AMP-responsive element-binding protein 3 isoform X2, with protein MELALDLGDQDLLDFLLEESGDLGAEQPLSETLSEWEAEDFLSSLLSPAASLSDFSSSDSCLVLHDHTYSLSQQHVSIDLDGGNYGKEGAQTTPLRVEEPAEQEIARLILTDEEKRLLEKEGLTLHGTLPLTKMEEQVLTRVRRKIRNKKSAQESRRKKKVYLGGLESRVLKYTAQNLELQNKVQLLEEQNLSLLDQLRRLQAMVVQISNKTSSTSTCVLVLLFSFCLIIVPAMYSSDTRGSPLAERGVLSRQLRALPSEDPRQLELPALQSEAPKDSSDQELQAPGNSCFLIFHMPQTPGAESPLKLPLPVPSSESPCPGPILPLHANFTRGRGWLPPHSPASVILQGRYSG; from the exons ATGGAACTGGCCTTGGACTTGGGTGACCAGGACCTGCTGGACTTCCTGCTAGAGGAAAGCGGAGATTTGGGGGCCGAGCAGCCACTTTCCGAG ACGCTGAGTGAATGGGAGGCAGAGGATTTCCTGAGTTCCCTGCTGAGTCCCGCCGCATCGTTGAGCGACTTTAGCTCCTCTGATTCTTGTCTTGTTCTCCATGATCACACGTACTCTCTCTCACAGCAGCATGTCTCCATAGATCTAG ATGGTGGGAACTATGGAAAAGAGGGGGCCCAGACGACTCCACTGCGTGTGGAGGAGCCTGCAGAGCAG GAAATTGCTAGGCTGATACTGACAGATGAGGAGAAGAGGCTGTTAGAGAAGGAGGGGCTTACTCTGCATGGGACACTTCCTCTTACTAAG ATGGAGGAACAAGTTCTGACACGAGTGCGGAGGAAGATTAGAAACAAAAAGTCTGCTCAAGAGAGCCGCAGGAAGAAGAAGGTGTATTTGGGAGGTTTAGAGAGCAG GGTCTTGAAATACACAGCCCAGAATCTGGAGCTACAGAACAAAGTACAGCTCTTAGAGGAACAGAATTT GTCCCTTCTGGACCAGCTGAGGAGACTTCAGGCCATGGTGGTTCAGATATCAAACAAAACGAGCAGTACCAGCACCTGTGTCTTG gttctccttttctccttctgtctgatCATCGTACCTGCTATGTATTCCTCTGACACAAGGGGGAGCCCGCTGGCTGAGCGTGGAG TGTTGTCCCGCCAGCTTCGTGCCCTCCCCAGTGAGGATCCCCGCCAGCTGGAGCTGCCTGCCCTGCAGTCAGAGGCACCGAAGGACAGCTCAGACCAGGAGCTCCAGGCTCCTGGCAACTCTTGCTTCCTGATCTTCCACATGCCTCAGACTCCTGGTGCTGAGTCTCCCCTGAAGCTACCACTTCCTGTCCCTTCCTCAGAGTCCCCCTGCCCAGGTCCCATTCTTCCCCTGCATGCAAATTTCACAAGAGGTAGGGGATGGCTCCCTCCTCATAGCCCCGCATCTGTTATCTTACAGGGCAGATACTCAGGCTAG
- the CREB3 gene encoding cyclic AMP-responsive element-binding protein 3 isoform X1 codes for MELALDLGDQDLLDFLLEESGDLGAEQPLSETLSEWEAEDFLSSLLSPAASLSDFSSSDSCLVLHDHTYSLSQQHVSIDLGESQISEVWWEERLVGLAVYTFPFADGGNYGKEGAQTTPLRVEEPAEQEIARLILTDEEKRLLEKEGLTLHGTLPLTKMEEQVLTRVRRKIRNKKSAQESRRKKKVYLGGLESRVLKYTAQNLELQNKVQLLEEQNLSLLDQLRRLQAMVVQISNKTSSTSTCVLVLLFSFCLIIVPAMYSSDTRGSPLAERGVLSRQLRALPSEDPRQLELPALQSEAPKDSSDQELQAPGNSCFLIFHMPQTPGAESPLKLPLPVPSSESPCPGPILPLHANFTRGRGWLPPHSPASVILQGRYSG; via the exons ATGGAACTGGCCTTGGACTTGGGTGACCAGGACCTGCTGGACTTCCTGCTAGAGGAAAGCGGAGATTTGGGGGCCGAGCAGCCACTTTCCGAG ACGCTGAGTGAATGGGAGGCAGAGGATTTCCTGAGTTCCCTGCTGAGTCCCGCCGCATCGTTGAGCGACTTTAGCTCCTCTGATTCTTGTCTTGTTCTCCATGATCACACGTACTCTCTCTCACAGCAGCATGTCTCCATAGATCTAGGTGAGTCTCAAATAAGTGAGGTTTGGTGGGAGGAGAGACTTGTGGGCCTGGCTGTTTATACTTTCCCTTTTGCAGATGGTGGGAACTATGGAAAAGAGGGGGCCCAGACGACTCCACTGCGTGTGGAGGAGCCTGCAGAGCAG GAAATTGCTAGGCTGATACTGACAGATGAGGAGAAGAGGCTGTTAGAGAAGGAGGGGCTTACTCTGCATGGGACACTTCCTCTTACTAAG ATGGAGGAACAAGTTCTGACACGAGTGCGGAGGAAGATTAGAAACAAAAAGTCTGCTCAAGAGAGCCGCAGGAAGAAGAAGGTGTATTTGGGAGGTTTAGAGAGCAG GGTCTTGAAATACACAGCCCAGAATCTGGAGCTACAGAACAAAGTACAGCTCTTAGAGGAACAGAATTT GTCCCTTCTGGACCAGCTGAGGAGACTTCAGGCCATGGTGGTTCAGATATCAAACAAAACGAGCAGTACCAGCACCTGTGTCTTG gttctccttttctccttctgtctgatCATCGTACCTGCTATGTATTCCTCTGACACAAGGGGGAGCCCGCTGGCTGAGCGTGGAG TGTTGTCCCGCCAGCTTCGTGCCCTCCCCAGTGAGGATCCCCGCCAGCTGGAGCTGCCTGCCCTGCAGTCAGAGGCACCGAAGGACAGCTCAGACCAGGAGCTCCAGGCTCCTGGCAACTCTTGCTTCCTGATCTTCCACATGCCTCAGACTCCTGGTGCTGAGTCTCCCCTGAAGCTACCACTTCCTGTCCCTTCCTCAGAGTCCCCCTGCCCAGGTCCCATTCTTCCCCTGCATGCAAATTTCACAAGAGGTAGGGGATGGCTCCCTCCTCATAGCCCCGCATCTGTTATCTTACAGGGCAGATACTCAGGCTAG